The Chlorocebus sabaeus isolate Y175 chromosome 11, mChlSab1.0.hap1, whole genome shotgun sequence genomic interval AGATAGCCAGTTCCTAGAGATAGTAATAAACTCATCTGCTAGTATAGCTTTTATATGCAAACCAACCAGTCCAGAGTCCATACCCCAACTATCTCCTTACTGGACTCTCACGGGGCTCTCACATGCTGGGCTACCACCCAGCCACTCAACCCAGGGCCAGGTTCCAGGCAACAAGGGGAAGCTCCTATGCCCCAGAGCCTACTGAAATTATCAAAACCAGCCAATCCTAAGCCTCCTTACCCTCCTAACCCTTTCCCATTTCTTCCAATGGAAACCATAATAAAGGCTCTTGTCATATCCCCCTTAGTCCTTCTGCTTTCTGACTGACCCTGATGCTTCCCCATGTGGCCCTGCACAGCATGCCATGCTTCCTCCTCTTGGGAACTGTGAATAATAAACTATCTTTCAAATGGCAATCGTTTTTGATCTGTTGGCCACCCCACACctagaaaacaataaaacctacatttaaaatctgttatctcaaatactttttcagcctCAAAGAGACAGCCTGAATGAAGTCTCTGCCTTCCCGTAAGTTCTGACAATTAGAGAAATTATTATTTCCCAGAGAAGGCAATGTAGTATTAACTTAAGAGAAAAGTAATAGTCAAACTTTACTTAATATGGATTATCACGCTGGGATCTCAAGCAATACTAAGAATTACTACATTACCCTTAATAAACTAAAGTTCAAAGATAAAAGTAGTTTTTCCAGTGTCACAGAGGCACATACATAGAAGAGGTGTGACTCAAACCCAAACTTTCCAGTCATTCCTTTGAGTCCTGTTTCAGTCCTGCTTCTTCCATcatagtcttccaaatatgctaacatctttttcaaatttatattgtATGATATTATCACTTCCTTCGTactctaaagaaaaagaatggcagTCTTGTCAGTGAGGGCCATTGAATGATTCCACAATGAAAAATAGCTGAAATGTATCTAGACACCTCAACAATAACATAGCCCTGGGGAAATGGATGTAGACATGGCAAAAGATTCTCAAGATAGAGAAAAAATTGCAGATGTTTATAAgatctgttttttttgagacagagtctcgctctgttgcccaggctggagtgcaatggcatgatcttggctcactgcaacctctgcctcccaggtttaatcgattctcctgccgcagcctcctgagtagctgggattacaagtccgtaccactatgtctggctaatttttttttttttttaggggagatggggtttcaccacgtgggtcaggttggtcttgaactcctgaccttgtgatccacccgcctcaacctcccaaagtgctgggattataggtatgagtcaccgcacccggctaaaGATCTGATCTTTAATAAATGGGTGAAAAcctttagaaatttcttctttctgaaatcCCATTCTTGGGTTATGAGACCCCCGGAGCTACAAAGAACAGGACTGCCTATGAAGAAGACTGGCAAAAGTAAGTGGCAGTTACGAAGAACCACGAGATGGGAAGGAATAATTCAATTCAATACTATACACAtccaaataagcatataaaataacATAGTAAAATTGTTATTGAATGTCAGCAAGTAGAGAAATGCATTGTAAAGATGTTAAGACCCATGCGGTCAGTATTGATTATTGTTTTTGAGGGGAAcactttgagaaaaataattgaaaaattagcacaatattaaacaaaatgtagtttATGGGTCCTACTACAGTTTGGGTTCCAACTAATTTaagcaagaaagaggaaaagttaGGAAAGAATGGGGAGAGAAAAACAATGAGGTAAATCAAATGATAAAAACCAAATGGTGAGAGTCAGATTGTGAGTGTGGGGGAAAGATGGCTGGATAAAGGGGCTTCAGTGAAGCCAGCAAGGGGTTAAAGGCGCAGTTTGAGGAGGGCATCTGGAAGCTGTTAAGAATTTCCACAAAGGGTGGGCAAGAAGAAATAGCTTGCATGACCAGAGGACCTCAGCTGGATATCAGGAAGAATTTTCTGACCATAAATGTCAAGAGTTCTCGTTTACAGGATCAAAAGGAGCCTTCCGGGATATGCCTATCTTAGGAGTATTTTTCAGCCTCAAGCGAGAAGCTGTTTGGGTGGTTTTGTGTAGCCCTGGGATGGACTGGGTGACCGCCACAGAATCCCTTGGTCTTGTTGCTGAAGGGCATGCCTTACACTGGGGCTTTCACAGTGTGGTTGCCAGCAGCTGACTCCCACCCAGGGGCTGTGGAGTTTTCCCCACAGAAAGAACAACTGGGCCTTTCACTCCCTGTTCCTCACTTGGACCAGTCCTTAGGTACATCTGTGGTTTTTCAGCTCTTCAGCACTTAGGCACTTTCCTCCCAAGCCAAGGGCCTCCTGGGAACAATGCAGCATCTGTGTGTTGATAGTAACAGCCTGTGGGCCAGAGTCACTCAGCCAAGCTCTCCTTTTGCCCCACAGGAGCTGGATCGCATACCTTACCTGCAATAATCCAAGGCTTAGTCAGCCTCAGCCCGTCCCACTGCCAGTGTCCTGCTTCTTCTATCTGCTCCTCAACCTTTCACCTATTTTGCTTCCTAGCTCCGTTGCCACATTTGTTCCAGTCCTTATGCGGGATGGTCTCTATTTTCCACCCATCCCACCCACAGCGTGAATAATCACATGTTAGTGGCTTATGGCCCGACACTAAACAGTGGGCACTGCAGAGTGAGGAACATGCTGCTTAGTTGGGCAGCTGGGTATTTACAAAAGGTTTGGCCTGCAAAGAGATGCCAGTCTTTTCCTATAACATGATTGCCTTTTGTTTATTATGCAGGTTGTTGATTTACATGGGGAGTTGGAGATGCCAACCAAGCATGGAGTTTTCACATGGTCTATTTCTGCTGAGTTCAGAGACTTCGAGACAGCTTTTAACTTCTGGCAAAAAGACAATTTCAGAAAGGTGTTTAAAACCATCCTTTGGTTTTTGATCCTGAGTCAGAGATGGACATGTGCTTATGAAAGAAGGTAGAGTTTCAACCCTTAGGTAACCTTAAAAGAGCACGAACTATGTTGTGTGTAAGTCATGTGCAGTACACAAACTTGATGTTAAATGACAAATTGGAACAGTCTTTCTCTAGGAATGCCTCTCCTTCATAGAGGCATCACAGTGAGTCTCTTAAAGCCTTGATGTAGGTGTGTTATGGATGGATTTACAGAGGATGAATGCACAATAGTAAGGAAATTGGGTAGGGAGTGAGGATAGGACAtttaagagaaggaagaagagaaagtgagattttaagaaaggaaatgaagcTCTGCATGTGTGcgtgggtgcgtgtgtgtgtgtgcacgtgtgtgtgtgtgtgtggttggcaGGCCTGGTGATCCTGTTGTTTAGTGTCTCTGAGATCTGAGTTGTGCCTTTTTATTTTGCCTAAAGTAGGTACTTGGTCATATGCAGCACCAAGGAGAAGTCAGAGTTCCACCTTTGGAGTCTTTTCTTCTGATTCAcgattttctttctggaaaacatTGTAACAATGATATTTAGATTAGTAAACTGAGCTGTTTAATTACTCCTGGAAGTCCTAAatccatctttaatttttatctcaTGAACCCTTTTATATGAAATTTGATTTGTTGCCCATTAATACTTTAAACTAAATGCTGAAGTCCAAAATTCAGCCTCTGAATACGCAAGGCCTTTCCAAACTTGCTTTTCTAGTTCGTGTCTCACGACTATACCCTAACAAGCATCCTAACTCTGGCCACGATATCCTCATAGACTTTTGCTTTTAATCAAATCTAGTAgagctcaaataatttttttaactttaatggttttgcttttatttttgtttttaattgacacaacAGTTATGTTTTTATGGGGTATAGACTGATATTTCtatacatgtgtacaacgtgtaatgatcaaatcaggacaATTCGCATATCCATtgcctcaagtatttatcatttctttgtgttggaaacattcaaaatctaatcttctagctatttgaaaatgtataataaattgttCTTAATTACAGCCACCTTGTagtgctacagaacactagacattcctcctatctagctgcaCTTGGTATCCATTAACCAACATTTGGCTCTCCTCCCTCTCAGAGCCCAAAGAATTCTTATTCAACAGGAAATAAAAGGGACATAGAAGGAAAACAATTTGCTTTACCTGCAGTCTCACACTTACCAACAATTTTCCACTTAGGAATCCATCACAAAAGTTTTGTACTTGCTCTACGGAAACTTCTACTTTGGGCAGTGTATCCCACTCATCATCTAGAGTCCGGTAAATTGCCAAAGCTGGCAGTTGAGACTcctttaatttgaaaaatgatatcaCCTTCCCATTTGCTTTCTTACCACTGTCCACCAGAATAAAGAGAATCTGCAGTTGgggaagtttgaaagaaaaagttCTATCTGAGGCCCGTGGATAAAGAGATACATTGTAATTGTTGCAGCTTACACTGATTGAATTTATGGTCTGCACCATGCAATTGAAATCTtgagttaaaataaattttctgcagccataacaaagaatgaaatcatgtcttttgtgggaacatggatggggctggagtctattatccttagcaaactaacacaggaagagaaaaccaaatatctcatgttcccacttataagtgggagctactagtgaaataaaagaggacacaaacaaatggaagaacataccatgctcatggataggaagaatcaatactgtgaaaatggtcatactgcccaaggtaatttatagattcaatgccatccccattaagctaccaatgactttcttcatagaattggaaaaagctgctttaaagttcatatggaaccaaaaaagactctgcattgccaagacaatcctaagccaaaagaacaaagctggaggcatcacgctacctgacttcaaactatactacaaagctacagtaaccaaaacagcatggtactggtaccaaaacagagatatagaccaatggaacagaacagagtcctcagaaataataccacacatctacagccatccgatctttgacaaacctgacaaaaacaagaaatggggaaatgattccctgtttaataagtggtgctgggaaaattggctagccataagtagaaagctgaaactggatcctttcttactcctcatacgaaaattaattcaagatggattagagacttaaatgttagacctagaaccataaaaaccctagaagaaaacctaggtaataccattcaggacataggtatggacaaggacttcgtgtctaaaacaccaaaagcaatggcaacaaaagccaaaattgacaaatgggatctaattaaactaaagagcttctgcacagcaaaagaaactaccatcagagtgaacaggcaacctacagaatgggagaaaatttttgcaatctactcatctgacagagggctaatatccagaacctataaagaactcaatcaaatttacaagaaaaaaacaaacaaccacatcaaaaagtgggaaatggatatgaacagacagttctcaaaagaagacgttcatacagccaacagacacatgaaaaaatgctcatcatcacttgccgtcagagaaatgcaaatcaaaaccacaatgagataccatctcacaccagttagaatggcaatcattaaaaaatcaggaaacaacaggtgctggagaggatgtggagaaataggaacacttttacactgttggtgggactgtaaactagttcaaccattgtggaaaacagtgtggtgattcctcaaggatctagaactagaaataccatttgacccagccatctcattactgggtatatacccaaaggattataaatcatgctgctataaagacacatgcacaagtatgtttactgtggcactattcacaatagcaaagacttggaatcaacccaaatgtccatcagtgacagactggattaagaaaatgtggcacatatacaccatggaatacaatgcagtcataaaaaaggatgagttcgtgtcctttgtagggacatggatgcagctggaaaccatcattctcagcaaactattacaagaacagaaaaccaaatactgcatgttttcactcataggtgggaattgaacaatgagatcacctggacacaggaaggggatcatcacacaccaggtcctattgtgtgGAGtgcgggggagggatagcattaggagatatacctaatgtaaataatgagttaatgggtgaagcacaccaacatgacacatgtatacatatgtaacaaacctgcacattgtgcacatgtaccctagaacttgaagtatttaaaaaaaaaaaaagcagatgtttgcaaaaaaaataaataaataagtgggagctaaatgatgagaattcatgaacacaaagaagggaacaacagacactggggtctacttgtgGGTGGAGAGTgcgaggagggagaggagcagaaatgaTAACAATTCGGTGCTGGGCTTAATGcgtggatgatgaaataatctggacAACGACGCCTCATAACACAAGTTCACCTACATAACAagccttcacatgtacccctgaacttaaaataaaagtttaaaaaatgaatttcctATTATTTTGTGTTGCTTTCGTGTTTTATCGCTTTGATGAGATAGATTGAATTTTAAGAATATAGAATTGGAAAATACTTTAGTGATTATCTAAGAAAGGAAGTATAGCCTGGAGCAGAGAACACGTTTTAAATTCTGCCTCTGGTACTCTTTAGCTACGTGAGTTTGGGCACATTACTCAGCCTCTCCGAGACTCaattttctcattggcaaaatggGCTTTTGGTGGGGGAACTTAAATGAGGTaacacattaatatttttattcagcTTTTGGCATCTAGTAAGTGTTTGATAAATGtaaactattttatattattaaatcaaACCTTCAACCCAAAGTAGAAATCGTCTTTATAGTATTCTGATCAGATGACTGTCTACTTTCAGTAACTAAATACTTCTAGTGTTAGAGAACCAACCATCAGAAAGGCAGCTTATTTTATTACCAAACAGTTCTCATCATTAGAACAGTCACTAGTTAGGCACAGTAACCTTGAGGTAGTTGAAATTTTACTATTTCAGTGATATCAAGCAGAACTTCAcaaaggaggggagggaaagaaagaaatattcattGTAGATTGAGTAGGCACCAGGTACTTGATAGGTGTTTTATATGAGAAATGAGCCCTGAGGTCTAAATGTCTATGAAATTATGGGAAAGATTAAACAAATGGTGACTTATAGCTGatttattttcagtctctttGGATCTCTATTTTCTCTCTACTAATCAATGCAGGAAAAACCCAGACTTAATCACTACAGGTAGATATAATTACATATGCCTTTAACGTGATAAAATACAACATCTCTAGTTCCGAATAATGTGATTTATTATGTCCTACTTCTTGCTTTGCTATCTTCTAACCATAGttgttttccttatttatgtCTGCTTCCTAGCCCCATCTCCCTTTTCCTAGTGTCCTAGTGGTGTGTATGCAATAGAATATTCCCATTCTTGCCTTACCTTCCCCTGGAAGAGCTTGGCTGCCTTCTGGTATCTGTGCATGTTCTCTTCATACTCTGGGGAGGCCTTGTTCATTATCAGGAGGAGATGAATCTGAATCACGCTGTTGAATAGCCCAATCACAGTCTGGCAAGTTGAAATGCGTTACAGTAGAGtgaaagagagagcaagaatGCATTAGTACCTGGGAAGGAGTGAATAGGTAGATTAAAACATAAATGAGAGCTGGCCACTGGTAACACAAATGGAACTAACTTCCAAGATGGCTCTCAGTAAGTCTCACCATCTTGTTTTCATGCAACTGTGTAAATCCTTCCTTCCCACACTGAATGGGATGGAACTGAGTAACCAAGACAATGTTGCAGAAATGATGGAGTGTGACTTCCAAGGTGAGTCTTGAAAGACATTACGGTCTctgctcttctctctgtctctcactctgaGGAATACCAGCCCCAGTGTAGGgtactcaagcagtcctctgagGAGAAACGCATGGCAAGGAACTAAGTCCTTGTGCTACTAGCCAGCATTGACTTGCCAGTCATGTGAgggagccatcttggaagcagatcccAAGCTCCAGTctagccttcagatgactgcagccctaaACAATGACTGCAACCTCCCAAGAGATGACCTCAAACCAGAAGCACCTAACCCTAGCCACCCCAAATTGGATGACCTACAGAAACTGTATGAGATTATCAATGTTTTGTATTTGAAACTCCTAAGATTTGGAGTAATCTGTTTTGCAGCAATAGACAACTAATACACTATGTAACATATTAGTCACTTTGTTTCAGCCTTGCTTCTTGTTGCAAGACTAGTCAGAGACACATAAAATGTAACCTTTGAGTACATATTAGTAGTTCATACTTACTGGGTATTCATTATGTGGAAGGCACTGTCTCCAACTCTTAATGAATAATAAGTAATTTAATCTTCAAGGTCCCagtttttcaaatgaggaaactgaggcacaggtagACTAAGTAATTCTCTCAGAGTCAAATAAATGGCAGACAGGGATTCACACCAGCTGGTCTAGCTCCAGAGTTCATGCTCTTGATCATCAGGATGAACTGCCTCATGCACAGTGGATAGCAAAACCCCGTATAAACCAACTCAGTCCCAAATGTGTCTGAACCAGTGTACCAAAGGTCAGCAGAAGGTGAGCTCTTCAGGAGACCAGAAGCATTGACTTTGTGCTGCTGATTAGAGATGGTGATTTTCCATGAAGTTGTCAATGACTTAGAGGAGTGGAACAGCCACCAGagacaggagaagaaaaagagaggaatccATGGCACTGGTTCCCTTCATTTCACTGTCCTGAAATAATGCTGCAAGTCTATTTTAAACCAATCTCATTTCTTTTCACCTCTCCTAAATTCAGAAAGCATTGCTACAAAACTGGTGGTATGCAGGAAGACAGAACATGGTGGGTTAACAAATCTTTGGGCAGAGTCTTAGGAGGAAGGGAGCAGCTAGGCAGAATTCTTTCTGAAGATACACCCTCTTGTAGAGATGGTCCAGCTCTTTTGGCTGCCTACAATATGTAGGCAAGGAGGGCCAAATGGGTCTTTTCCTAAAGATTTCTCCATGGATTTTAAAGTCAAGTTTTAGATTTTTCATTTGGGAGATTGGCTGATACATGATTTACTCTTATTTTACTAAATCCTGCTACTTAAATTTAGAGCATTCATTCACCGTTCTAAAGCTGAGATGGAGGATAATTCCTGGGaagagtaaagaaataaaaacgaGTACGTCAAAAGGTCCAGTTACCTTAGCAGAAGGGATTGGCCATAGCCGAATGGATTAGTTTAATCCTAACAGATACGTTGATGCCAAGTACTGAGTGTGTGCATTAAAAGTGCATGGCAGGTCAGGTGCATGGCTGGGATTTTCTGCCCAGTTGCTACTGGTGCAAACCTTTGCACCAGAAGCAGATGAGAAACAACTATAGTAGAATGGGCagttttccaaatgagaaaaatattactttcaggaaataaaaaaagtaacaatAGAAATCAAACTTGCTTCTTCAAAGAAATTCTTGCTGAATTTTCTCTTGATATAATTTGCCTTACTAATAATATGGAACTTAAAAAATATGTCATTGTTCTGCAAAATGAGAGACAGATCAGGCATAAGAAACCAGGAAGGTCAGTGTATGCCCCTGCCTTAGCTAGCTTGCAAAATGCCACGACACAGAGGCCATAGCCCAGGGACGAAAAGATCATCATTTCTGGCCCCACATAGAGAAGAACACCTTTTTGATTACTACTGCCAATACCCCAGGGGCATATGTGTTTGGAGCCTTAGCAGAAGTGGAAATAGAATCAGCAAGTCCAGAGAGATAAAGATGGTGTGAGAGGTAGGCCAGAATTTAGTCAACATGAAAAGGGGTGTTTTCTGTTGAAGGCAGTGTAGGGCAATAGACAAACCACAGGATTCAGTCACAGGGACCAGTCATAAAAAAGCAAGGGCAACTACATACGCTGTCTCTGAAGCTCAAATTCCTAGCCATAGGGCTTTGAAGGAGTTACTTAAATTTTCTGAACTCCCATTTCCTCTACTGTGAAATGGAAGTTGACAAAATGTGCTAATGCATCAGTTACATTTTGTCCCTTAAATTATGCCTTTTCTATTTACTTATGATGTGACCTTGAATAATGTCATCACTTGGATCTTGAATgttttcctctataaaatgggcacaatcatttcctctcttctacctcaacaaaaatcaatgtgaggaataaatgggaaaatgagGATGAAAGGGCTCTATAAGTTCTCAAAAATCATACCATGCATGTAAAGTACTGTTATTAGAGAATAGAAGGTACAGCATTTTGAGTTGATGTAGATCACTATAAATTAATACTCTGTAAGATTCTATAATCTATGTCAGGGAAAATAAGGATGGGACACAAGATAATTCTGTGGACTGTGTTATAGTCTATAGCGAGTGTTAGAAGGCCAGATGGTGATCAGGACAGGTGGAGCACCACCTTTACCCAGACTGCATGCAGCATGCGACACCAGAGGAAGACACACCAggagagaaggctgaggcatggtGAGGGTGTGGGCATGTGCTAGTCAATGCATGGTTTGCAGCTGCTGCCAGACTAGGAGCTGTTTGTTACTGGTCTATAAGGAGGtacatacagaaaatgaaatgtgTGTTTAGAAACAACTATAGAAACTTTACACTGCTGTGCCATCCAAATATGTGATCAGTGAgcttcatttaacatttttttttgtttgtctttcatttactcttattttattttaggcaCACACCATCGTACctggtaatttttaaagtttttggtagagacaaggtctcgctatgttgcccaggctagtctcaaactcctgggctcaagcgatcctcacactttggcctcccacagtgctgggatcacaattgtgagtcactgcacctggccttgagtCAGTCACCTTAACTTTGCATTCTGGTTCTCTTTCTTACTAGCAGTGTGATAGTTCATTtaacttttctctgttttttgtttaacAGGAACAAGTTAAATCTTAAAAAGGTGTAGGAAGGATAGTAACATAAACAATACAGGAGGTGTTCAATTAATGGCAATTCCTGTCATTATTGGTCGAAGAATTGGAACTCTGGGAGGAAGAGACCTCTGTTATGAAGACCAGTACCTTTCCTGACTCAGGCTCTGAAGGGGCTGAGAACAGGAAATATTGTTTACCACAGGGTTGTACTCTGTCACCATGTGAAGGCTGTTGATTTCAATGAAACGGCTCAATTTGGTGGCATCAATGCTTTCAGTGTCTTCGTCCTCTAAATTCAGTTGTTCATTGTCTACCTGggtaacaaaaaaaagaataaagtcactATTCCATCTTTTTTTCATGTATTGATAAACGTCTTTGGACCCCCATGTCACAGGCACTGATTGAAGCTCTGAAGACCAAAAGATAAGTAAGAAAGTTTCCCTGCCCTGGAAGGACAAACTGTCCTGTAGAATCCAGATGTCATCACAGGATAATCACAGGCCCGCATGTCACCTAAGGAAGAGCAGAAAAGCTTCAAGGAAGAAGTTACTCCTGAAAAGTGGCTAAGCCTTCATCAGATAAATGAGGATGAGGAAGGAGCTTTAAATAGAGAACAGTATTTACAAATACTGTGAGATGTGAGAGGTTGTGTTCTCTAAGCTGCCGTTAGTTCACTGTGACCCTAGCAGATGTGATATGAGAGTTGCAGAGAGACAAGGTTAGAGGGATAAGGAGGAGCAAATTTGGAAGTGTCTGGAAGCCAAGGCAAGTAGATTAAATCCTATCTGAGGGCAAGGGGGGCCATTGGCAAGGTCagatttgtattatatttatgcACCCTTTTACTGTGAAATAAAACACGTGTAGAGAAAAGTATAACACAGTATAAACATTTGCTGTAAAGCTCAGCAAATTATCACAGAGAAAACTACTGTAGAATCACCACCCAGGTAAAGAAACGGAATATTGCTAGAACCCCTGAAGTCCTGGTGCTTTCTTCCAATttataattcattcttttttttttgccaaaggtATGCTGACTTTTATGTTGaccattttcattctttataGCTTTACCACTTAAAGATCCTTCTTTTAATGCTATAGTTTAGTTTTAccttattttttcacattgaatACACGTAAACAAACCATTTTTTTGTCTCTTTGGCTTAACATTTTGATTACAAGTCATTTATGTTATTGCATGTagctgttgtttgtttattttccttgctgtataatattccattgt includes:
- the ERP27 gene encoding endoplasmic reticulum resident protein 27 isoform X1, which gives rise to MSPDCDDNDDDFGGCNSKALSTKETCQLEIQVDNEQLNLEDEDTESIDATKLSRFIEINSLHMVTEYNPVTVIGLFNSVIQIHLLLIMNKASPEYEENMHRYQKAAKLFQGKILFILVDSGKKANGKVISFFKLKESQLPALAIYRTLDDEWDTLPKVEVSVEQVQNFCDGFLSGKLLKENRESEEKTPKVEL
- the ERP27 gene encoding endoplasmic reticulum resident protein 27 isoform X2 — protein: MEAALSRFMFFLFLLTCDLTAEAEKSADGPGAAQEPTWLADVPAAMEFIAATEVAVVGFFQDLEIPAVPILRSMVEKFPDVSFGISTDSEVLIHYNITGNTICLFRLVDNEQLNLEDEDTESIDATKLSRFIEINSLHMVTEYNPVTVIGLFNSVIQIHLLLIMNKASPEYEENMHRYQKAAKLFQGKILFILVDSGKKANGKVISFFKLKESQLPALAIYRTLDDEWDTLPKVEVSVEQVQNFCDGFLSGKLLKENRESEEKTPKVEL